The Diospyros lotus cultivar Yz01 chromosome 11, ASM1463336v1, whole genome shotgun sequence region CCTAGTACGAGGTCATAACACCATGTTTaccttcccaaattattttatcttttgtctTTTCGAACATTCATTAGCGTAATGACCAGGCTGATTACACGAAAAACATGTAATCCCTATTCGATTCTCGGTCGAAGGTGCCTCTTTATTCTTAGGGCAGTCATTCTCCTTATGTTCGTTTTTGCTACATGCAAAACACGTGATATACCCTTGAGAACAATTTTTTCCTAGGTGTACTTTGTTGCATCGAGGACATGGTTTGTTATCTTTGAAATTCTTCCCTTCTGACTTATGCTCTGTGCATTTcgaatctcttttcttttcatccGATCTTATTAATCCTACATGCAATAGGTTTGTCTCAGTGGTCAGAGCCTTGTTTAGCGCCTCGTTGTAAGTGTCAGCAACATACGCGCTAAGAGCTTTCTGCAGATCCACTTTTAGTCCACCCACGAATTTGTGTTCCTTTTGCCACTCATCAACCTCATACATCGGCACGCACCTAATCAGTTGGGTAAACTAGACGTCGTACTAAGAAATCGACATTTCTTCTGTTTGTCTCAACTTCATAAACTCTCAAGTCTTCTCTTCCCTCTAACTTTGAGAAAAGTACTTAGCGTTAAAAGTTTCTTTGAATCTTTCCCAAGTTATCGGCTAAGCTTGTCTCGGCCTTGGGTATTGCTCTACTTGCTTGGGTATCCTTTGCAAGGCTCGCTGAGTCGATTGCCACTATCGCCCAGCTTCTTCCTCTAACATGAAGGTAGCGCAGTTGACCTTCTTTTCATCACAGCATTATAGATGTTGGAGCAACTTCTCGATTTGCTCTATCTAGTACTCAGCCATATTAGGGTCATCTCTTGCCATTCCTCTAAACACCAGGGCTCTTTACTAGCGATACTGATCCAAAACATGCGGGGTGTGCCTTGGCGGCTCATTTCTTGCTACATAGGTTAGCATATTCTATATAATCCTTTCCATTCGGTCGAGCCTATTCTCACTAGGACCTGATCATTCTTCTTCCCGTCCATTGCTCATGCTGTGATTCACGGAGCGACCACAGTGACTGCTTGCGGCGTGATTCGTAGACCAACCACGATGACTGCTACTACTGTTTTCCTCTTCTCGTCCGTTAAGATCCGTGATTCTACGAGTTTTGACCATCTGAAAAAGGAAAACCAACGCTATTTTAAAAGTAACCTCAGTCTCAATATCTCTATCATTagaatcaatttttaaaattctattatCAAAAACACGTATCGAACCATCCTTGGTTTCTTATTTCAGACCAATCCCTAGGATCCTCAATTTATACCAAATCATTACTATACTTGAACCTCAATGATTCACATCACCTATTCACAAACCTAACTTGACAGCCAGATTACGTCACATCGAACTAACCATCCACGACTCGATCATTCTCAATTTCCAATAGTACCCCTGAATCTCCCAATcgcgattattttttttttttgtgcaagTTTGTTCTGATATGAATTGTAATGCCTCATTTTTTTCAAAGCGTGCGTTAACTCAAGATTTcgatgatatattttttttcaacatacactcaaCGTAAATTAAACCCCAACAATCTCGATCTACCATCTCAGCATAccaaacttaataattaataggttaagacaagtaatatcaatcaTATCAGCGGAAACATAATTGAAATCTCGATAATACATAATCGGAAAATTCCCTTTTATAACCAAGTAACCATATCAATGtatcacatgaaaatatcaaaataatacataacatCGGAGTGTCTCAAACTTAGTCAAAAGACTTACAAGAGATCTAATATGAAACGATcaactacatctcgataacGTCATTTCCTTTGGCACcattgctttcacctggaacatttgaatatttcaaggataaaatccaagttagatgatgaattatctaattgagagttcaaaaatattttcatgaatatatgcaagaccatgaaacaaaCCGACATATCCCAACCCAAGAAAATCTCacacagcacttaaccctaacatgaaaaaatgcAATCTTTTTAAAGGCAACACAACTatatcgacacattggcataacacaatcctactTAAAAGGGACAATCTCAACGCATGAACCTGGGTATCACCCCTATATCATGTCAAGCATTACGTTTCCACTCAAAAGTATTTCGGATCTCAACACAACATTGGCCACAAGAAGATCAGTACTATCATCGGAATTAACGTCCACCTAGGCaataatgctatttctcaaaggaacctagggtggTATCTACtctcaaccccgccacttgagtaccataaCGTGAAGTCCATCTTAACCCTGTCCCAAGTGGGTTGCATAGCATTCATCATTGGCACATATCCcaagtgctatcactcaagtgccaccacacaggttaacaacccgtatcccacatggacaacacataaatACGCCAATGCcgcaacacataacatgcatcATTTAAAACCAACATTTcaatacataaatttataacgcacgaaattcaatgcacagATATAAAACAATTTGGAATGGACCTCTTATATAAACTAACATATCGCATGTCAAATCGTTTGTATAAACAAATCAAGTATTGGGTCAAaccgtaaaaaaaaaaatcaagtttgaaGTAGAAACTCTCATAGTAAACCAAGTTTTTGGTAGAACTACTCATATTGAACATATCTCAAAccaccttgattttcgtgccaaatTTGATTTTCGTGTCAGTCCTCAAGTAATCGTATAAATGCTTAACCTCAAGACTCAACGATCCCTAAATATCATATTCATttaaaagaatatcaatatctatttataaattatattatatttaattttgttatttaaattcattatttgtttttaattactaagtCATGTAAGGATAATAGAATTTTCTAAATATTGTTGATGGTTATTTGAATGTACTGtaaactttatatttatatttgtttgaatacattatagaatttatgtttattgtttatgtttgagtatttttttttaaattatatttacaaaattttttttatattttttaaatttacagtttatctCACATTttcgttttctatttttttaaaaaaatatcatttttatgtttcTATTTCCTACCAAAAAAATCTCTCCATTTTCGTGTAACCTACTCCATACAATCTATTGATTTCTTTGTTAGATTTGAAgggtataatatatatatatatatatatatatatattttgatgataacaaaatcTGTAACATATCTTTTCACAAAACTTTTAAAGTTTATGTTCTAACATTTTTGCgctgttgtttttttttaccTTTGCGGTTGTgtgattttgtaattttggaatTGGAGGTATTGCCAAAACCCTAGATCTTGCGTTTTTTGTTCCGGATCTTGGGGTTTTTGGCGCTTCGTATTCGAAATTTGTGGTTTTGGGGCTGAGGACGGACGGGTTCGTTTAGGTTTTGTGGCGTACTGAGTGAGATCAGGGAGGACTAAGGTTCGTTCGATGGCTTCGAATCCTCCATTTCAGGTGGAGGATCAGACGGATGAGGATTTCTTTGACAAATTAGTTGATGACGACGACGAGTTTAAGGCTACTGCGTCGTCCGCAGTTAGTTTTGCCGATGGGAATGATTCAGATGAAGCGAAAGCGTTTGCAAATTTGAGTGCAGGTGAGGTTGCTGCCGGGTCTGAAGATTCCGGCGATGAAGGGCGGAGTAAAGCTAATAAGGGTGAGGATACTCGTGGAAATGTTAATGCTGTCTCTGTAGATGGGCATGTTGGGGAGAGTACTTCAGTGGCGTCTTGCAATTCATTCGCAATGGATGGGCATGTTGAAGAGGCTACTTCACTAGTGTCATCCAGTTCTTTTGGGTTTGATAATGTGATTGACTCCAATGACAGGGCAATTGTGACGGAGGGCACTTCAGACTCAACGATTAGCAAAAGGAATGGATCTGTAGATTCAGGTGTTAAGGAGGTGCAATGGACTGCATTTAACACAGATTCAGGTCAGAATGATGGTAACGGGTTTGGATCGTATTCTGATTTTTTCACTGAATTAGGAGATGGTGCTATTAATCCAACTGTGAAGGTGAATGATAATTCGTATCTGTCAAACCCTGACCAATCCGCCACAGGCAAAACCCTAGATCACGCTGCTGCCGCCCACCGTAAGCACGCTGCAATGCTCGAACGCCTCTCCAACCGCAAGCAATCTGCCGCCCCTCGCAGCAACTCCGACGACTCCTTCGAGTCCACCAACTCCTTCCTCTCTCGCTTCTCCCAATCGAAGCTTTCCATCGACTCCGACCTTTCTCACTGTTCCTCCAAGCCCGACCTCGAGCGCGTCTCTGCCTCTATCTCCGACCTCGAAAACCTTGTCGCTCAGAATTCTTACTTCTTGCCTTCTTACGAACTCCGCTCTTGCCTCAAATCCATATCCGATCTCAAACAATCCATCGAAAATGTCTCCTCTCAAATCGTCCCCAAGAAACGCTTCGCTTTCAAGAACAAAAAGACTTCTTCGACTCCAACTCCAAACGAGGTATCTCTGCCCACCGAGTCCCCAAAACCGAGTTTTGTAGTTTCCCACTCGCCTGGGTTTAGGGATATGGAAAATGAGCTTCTGGTGAAGGATTTCAAGGGGTTGGAGATGGGCGAGTTTTCGATATCCAATTTGAGCTCTTGCGAGGTACGATTGACAGGTTGTTTGAGGGCGCTTTTCGTTAACCGATTAAGGAATTGTAGAGTGTTTACGGGGCCGGTTCTCGGTTCGGTTCTGATCGAAGAAGTTGAGGGGTGTATGTTGGTGTTGGCTTCGCATCAGATTAGGATTCATCACGCCAAGGGAAGTGATTTTTATCTCAGGGTGCGGAGTCGCCCCATAATTGAGGACTGCAGCGCCGTAAGGTTTGCGCCGTATTGTCTGAGCTATGATGGGATTGAGAAAGACTTGAAGGAGTCCAATCTTGATGAGGAAACTGGAAATTGGGCGAATGTGGATGATTTTCGGTGGCTCAAAGCTGTTCAGTCTCCAAATTGGTCAGTTTTACCTGAAAATGAACGTATTGATAGAATAACTATCTCAAATTTGGACAAGTAAACTCTCCGGACATTGTATTActgtatttttctctcaatgAATTCTTTTTGCATTGCATCATTTTTGGAATGTTTATTTTTGAAGTGTAAAACAGGCAACTATTTGATTGTACGTGGTATTCAATATTTATGTGGAAGATAATGTGCAAATTACGGTGTTCCTTGATTTTGTTGTTCCTCTTAGTCATGTATTTCAAAATCAATGCAGCGTGGTTGTTTTGATCATCTTTTCCTGTTcaatatcttcattttttagATTTAGGCAGATACATCACTTGACTTCTATTAtttagtttctttcttttgctactgctttttttttcttgctcaCTTTCtcctaaaaacacaaaaagaaatcTAATTGTAACTTCAATATAATTCATAGCTTCTACAATTTCTTAGTTTCTTTAATAGTTTTTCTGCCAGTGTTTAATTGTTTTGCTGTCTAAGTTGATAAGAGAGCAACTTCctgaatcaaaatcaaattagttttCACACCCATGAGCGAGTTAATTCTTGTAATTTAGTTGGATAATATGATTACAGCTGTGTTCCGTAACAATTATAGtcatatttttaagttttcatCCATCCATTCCTTCTATTGCACCAGAGAAAAGAAAACTTAGAACATAAGAAATTGGCAGAAGGGAGAGAGTTGTCTGAGAAAAAGGTACTGTGAAATGATTGTTGAATGGTCTTATGAGGATCAGATGGTCATTCTCCTTGTAAGATTTACTGGGTCCTGTgtgttttttgtaattttagtgCATGATACAATTATTGGTCCCTGCCCATGGAAACCTCTAAGACATTTCGGTCTTGGATCACATCACTTGGAGTTGAAGTTGATTCAGTTTCTGTTTACTTCGAGGTTAGTATTTGATTTCAGAATCACCTTTTTCACTGCATTCCCAAGACTCCAGAGACTTGGTTCTACCTCCGCAAGTGTCTATTTGGAAttgctattaattttttttgctattgcaagatttttttttgtgaaaagtgttttttgcaagaattacttttgatttttggaattttatcttaaaaagtattttttgcTTCAAGAGCTCTAAATTTCTGCTTTCATCcctcaaaaagaaaatagtttttcCTATCATAGAAAAACACTACAATTGGCCAAACCCCATAAAAAATGTACAACAGAGGTTTTACTGTACAGGTGATTTTTGGATCATCTACTGCATTCTAGATCACTTCCAGTAGAATCTCTGTGACAATTGGTCCCTATTGTTAGCTTGTATGTGATAAAATTTGATCACATGGCATGAGTTTGTAATTGTGCACTGTTTTGAATGATTTAGTATAGCAGAGGGTTTCTATGATGAGGGCCAGCAACTGCTGATTGCAATTGTTGTGGAACTTGTAGAGCAGGCTTCTTTTGTTCattataattgaaacaacataCTCTCTCCATAACCTTTTTTGTGTTTCTTCAGATGCTGCTTTGTTTTGTATTTCATGTATGTTAATAGGCATtatctcttttttgttttgtgtatcTACTAGAGCCTTAGTGGATCGTGCATGTTAGTTCGTGGATAATCCACAATGCTAGGAATGTAAAGGCAAATATGGCTGCACTCTAGCTTGACTCAGTTTTGTGTTTAGCTTGTGTTTGTTTTATCTCTCAACTTGTATTAGTTTAGTGTAGTTAGTTAAGGCATGATTAGTTAGTTAAC contains the following coding sequences:
- the LOC127813777 gene encoding tubulin-folding cofactor C produces the protein MASNPPFQVEDQTDEDFFDKLVDDDDEFKATASSAVSFADGNDSDEAKAFANLSAGEVAAGSEDSGDEGRSKANKGEDTRGNVNAVSVDGHVGESTSVASCNSFAMDGHVEEATSLVSSSSFGFDNVIDSNDRAIVTEGTSDSTISKRNGSVDSGVKEVQWTAFNTDSGQNDGNGFGSYSDFFTELGDGAINPTVKVNDNSYLSNPDQSATGKTLDHAAAAHRKHAAMLERLSNRKQSAAPRSNSDDSFESTNSFLSRFSQSKLSIDSDLSHCSSKPDLERVSASISDLENLVAQNSYFLPSYELRSCLKSISDLKQSIENVSSQIVPKKRFAFKNKKTSSTPTPNEVSLPTESPKPSFVVSHSPGFRDMENELLVKDFKGLEMGEFSISNLSSCEVRLTGCLRALFVNRLRNCRVFTGPVLGSVLIEEVEGCMLVLASHQIRIHHAKGSDFYLRVRSRPIIEDCSAVRFAPYCLSYDGIEKDLKESNLDEETGNWANVDDFRWLKAVQSPNWSVLPENERIDRITISNLDK